The following proteins come from a genomic window of Anguilla rostrata isolate EN2019 chromosome 17, ASM1855537v3, whole genome shotgun sequence:
- the LOC135243731 gene encoding interleukin-21 receptor-like: MQNRILWTLAGTRKVTLLLAILWAGCDDTAFLQACQETTGASDNGLTCVTNYWLRISCVWNTTAQPLNKAPSYWLEFQHCDDETFPKLECRLANVGEHLRCSLEPEMEERESFMSHDYFEVTLHSKMSGYQTSVSMHSTFQPASNIKPEAPSNLTVATNSSGYLFTWSSNYESHPYESFENNLRYQLLYHRTGSPDEGTVVHPLGKTQHIDDVHLETDTQYTAVVSSHPGPGYRGQWSEWSPPVHWRTKAIPMRGLGALRFLWNIALPVCVVVGILLCFVFTPTARLKVKVWPVIPTPAPYFQPLFKSYSGNFRSWLLSQGGPGEPLKAEEVEKIETVTEAWPLRGEETRPPSPAWRPAPSPAPYVTAGNEVWCAGGPAPCPAQGDRPDTPLSMSLIEVGLAEIFGSRSLGLVLAGEGEWESEDPTPGLDWEPENVMPNLDWGPGNPAPDLGGEPKNPILSLDGCWPREPLTALPKGLCAHQDYCTLSGPHNELVPGAALRPTGTGVDKDHGSGSSHNALGPQAEVDDDES; the protein is encoded by the exons ATGCAGAACCGGATCCTGTGGACCCTCGCA GGCACCAGAAAGGTGACGCTGTTATTGGCCATTCTGTGGGCAGGCTGTGATGACACTGCCTTCCTTCAGGCCTGCCAAGAAACCACTGGAG cttCGGACAACGGGCTCACTTGTGTGACCAATTACTGGCTCAGGATAAGCTGTGTGTGGAACACCACTGCACAACCTCTCAATAAGGCTCCATCCTATTGGCTGGAATTCCAACACTGCGACGATGAGAC CTTCCCAAAGCTCGAGTGCCGCCTGGCGAACGTCGGGGAGCACTTACGCTGCTCTCTCGAGCCCGAAATGGAGGAAAGGGAATCGTTCATGTCTCACGATTATTTCGAAGTGACTCTCCATTCCAAAATGAGTGGATATCAAACCAGCGTGTCAATGCATTCCACATTCCAACCCGCAAGTAACA TAAAACCAGAGGCTCCAAGCAATTTGACTGTTGCCACGAATTCCAGCGGCTACCTGTTCACGTGGAGTAGTAATTATGAGAGCCATCCATACGAATCATTCGAAAATAATTTGCGTTACCAGCTGTTGTACCACAGGACTGGATCCCCAGATGAG GGAACTGTAGTCCATCCTCTGGGGAAAACACAGCACATTGATGACGTCCATCTAGAAACAGACACTCAGTACACTGCAGTTGTGTCATCTCACCCGGGTCCAGGTTACCGAGGGCAGTGGAGTGAGTGGAGCCCCCCGGTGCACTGGAGGACAAAGGCCATCCCAA TGAGAGGGTTGGGAGCGCTCAGGTTTCTCTGGAATATAGCCTTGCCCGTGTGTGTCGTAGTCGGGATCCTGCTCTGTTTCGTCTTCACTCCGACTGCCAG GCTAAAGGTAAAAGTCTGGCCCGTGATCCCCACGCCTGCTCCGTATTTTCAGCCTCTCTTCAAGAGCTACAGCGGAAATTTCCGG AGCTGGCTGCTGTCCCAGGGCGGTCCGGGGGAGCCGCTCAAAgcggaggaggtggagaagatCGAGACGGTGACGGAGGCGTGGCccctgaggggggaggagaccCGCCCGCCGAGCCCCGCCTGGCGCCCCGCGCCGTCCCCCGCCCCCTACGTCACCGCCGGCAACGAGGTCTGGTGCGCgggtggccccgccccctgccccgcccaagGGGACCGCCCCGACACGCCCCTCTCCATGTCCCTGATCGAGGTCGGCCTGGCGGAGATCTTCGGCTCTCGGTCGCTGGGCCTGGTGTTGGCCGGTGAAGGGGAATGGGAGTCCGAGGACCCCACGCCCGGCCTGGACTGGGAGCCCGAGAACGTCATGCCCAACCTCGACTGGGGGCCCGGGAACCCCGCTCCTGACCTGGGCGGGGAGCCCAAAAACCCCATACTTAGCCTGGACGGCTGCTGGCCCCGGGAACCTCTGACCGCCCTGCCCAAGGGACTGTGTGCCCACCAGGACTACTGCACCCTCTCTGGCCCCCACAACGAGCTCGTCCCCGGGGCCGCGCTCAGACCCACCGGCACCGGGGTGGACAAGGACCATGGCTCAGGgagctcccacaatgcacttggCCCTCAAGCAGAGGTGGACGATGACGAGAGCTGA